One Chlorobaculum limnaeum genomic window carries:
- a CDS encoding nitronate monooxygenase: protein MNVNNFRLKLGGKEFVPIVIGGMGVNISTSELALSAERLGGIGHISDAEVMFVCDQMFGTSYVSEKRQRYASFVNNRDKSALQFDLEQLAEAQKRYVSHTMSQKTGNGAIFMNCMEKLTMNNSAATLKVRMEAAMDAGIDGITLAAGLNLRSLDLICEHERFRDVKLGIIISSVRALSIFLKRAVRLQRLPDYIVVEGPLAGGHLGFSPDDWQSYTLQAIVTETLAFLKKENLDIPVIPAGGIFTGTDAVEFLQMGASAVQVATRFTIARESGLPDEVKQHYLNARQEDVEVNLSSPTGYPMRMLKQSPTLQYGMKPNCEGLGYLLDNSGKCSYIEDYYQSLESRNPAESRFVVKGHTCLCTGMARYDCWTCGHTVSRLKETASRLPDGSWQLPSAEDIFMDYLLSENHSIRKPEAGKQR from the coding sequence ATGAACGTCAACAATTTCAGATTAAAGCTCGGCGGAAAAGAGTTCGTCCCTATCGTTATCGGCGGCATGGGAGTCAACATCTCGACTTCGGAGCTTGCCTTGTCGGCGGAACGGCTGGGTGGTATCGGCCACATCTCCGACGCCGAGGTAATGTTTGTCTGCGACCAGATGTTCGGCACCTCATACGTCAGCGAAAAACGTCAGCGGTACGCCTCTTTCGTCAACAATCGTGACAAGTCGGCGTTACAGTTCGACCTGGAGCAGCTCGCCGAGGCTCAGAAACGCTACGTCTCGCACACCATGAGCCAGAAGACGGGTAACGGAGCGATCTTCATGAACTGCATGGAGAAGCTCACCATGAACAACTCCGCCGCCACGCTCAAGGTTCGCATGGAGGCCGCGATGGACGCAGGAATCGACGGCATCACGCTGGCTGCCGGACTGAATCTCAGAAGCCTCGACCTCATCTGCGAACACGAACGGTTCCGCGACGTCAAGCTCGGCATCATCATCTCTTCGGTACGGGCGCTCTCCATCTTCCTGAAACGCGCCGTTCGCTTGCAGCGTCTGCCCGACTACATCGTAGTCGAAGGCCCGCTGGCTGGCGGCCATCTCGGCTTCAGCCCAGACGACTGGCAGTCCTACACCCTGCAAGCCATCGTAACCGAAACGCTTGCCTTCCTGAAAAAGGAGAACCTCGATATTCCCGTCATTCCGGCGGGAGGCATCTTCACCGGTACCGACGCGGTCGAGTTCCTTCAGATGGGCGCGTCAGCCGTCCAGGTGGCCACGCGCTTCACCATCGCCAGAGAGTCGGGTCTTCCGGACGAGGTCAAGCAGCACTACCTCAATGCACGCCAGGAGGATGTGGAAGTCAACCTTTCGTCGCCCACCGGCTACCCGATGCGGATGCTGAAACAGTCGCCCACGCTGCAATATGGCATGAAACCGAACTGCGAGGGACTCGGCTACCTGCTCGACAACAGCGGCAAGTGCTCCTATATCGAAGACTACTACCAGTCGCTCGAATCGAGAAACCCTGCTGAAAGCCGCTTCGTCGTCAAAGGCCACACCTGTCTCTGCACCGGCATGGCTCGCTATGACTGCTGGACTTGCGGCCATACGGTTTCGCGCCTGAAGGAGACGGCCAGCCGCCTGCCGGACGGTTCGTGGCAACTTCCCTCCGCCGAGGATATTTTCATGGACTATCTCCTGAGCGAAAACCACTCGATCAGGAAACCCGAAGCGGGAAAGCAGCGCTGA
- a CDS encoding nucleoside deaminase yields MHDLNHCMELAFKEAIKAYESKEVPVGAVVLDPNGSVIGRGHNQVETLSDATAHAEMIALTSAMATIGSKYLEGCTLAVTLEPCPMCAGAIVLSKIGRVVFGAWDPKMGAAGTVLNITGCNALNHQPEVYGGIMERKAESLLQDFFRGLRGR; encoded by the coding sequence ATGCATGACCTGAATCACTGTATGGAACTGGCTTTCAAGGAGGCCATCAAGGCTTACGAGAGCAAGGAGGTGCCTGTCGGCGCGGTGGTGCTCGACCCGAACGGCTCGGTGATCGGGCGCGGCCACAACCAGGTCGAAACGCTCTCGGACGCCACCGCCCATGCCGAAATGATCGCCCTGACCTCGGCGATGGCGACCATCGGCAGCAAATATCTCGAAGGCTGCACCCTCGCCGTCACGCTCGAACCCTGCCCGATGTGCGCCGGGGCGATCGTGCTGTCGAAAATTGGCCGCGTGGTTTTCGGCGCATGGGATCCAAAGATGGGAGCTGCCGGAACCGTCCTCAACATCACCGGCTGCAACGCCCTCAACCACCAGCCCGAAGTCTACGGCGGCATCATGGAGCGCAAAGCCGAGAGCCTTTTGCAGGACTTTTTCCGGGGGCTGCGAGGGCGGTGA
- the sucC gene encoding ADP-forming succinate--CoA ligase subunit beta has product MNIHEYQGKGILKQFGVAVPKGIVAFSAEEAKQAAIQLFEEQSSPVVVVKAQIHAGGRGKAGGVKLAKSPEEVFEIAQKMLGATLVTHQTGPEGKEVRRLLIEEGMNIDKEFYLGITLDRATSSNVLMVSTEGGMEIEKVAEETPEKLLKIHVDPVYGLQGFQARQAAFFLGLQGEQFRNAVKFIEALYNAYTTIDASLAEINPLVVTKEGRVLALDAKINFDDNALYRHKEYLELRDISEEDPLEHEASKSNLNYVRLDGNVGCMVNGAGLAMGTMDLIQLSGGRPANFLDVGGGASPKTVEEGFKIILGDKNVKAILVNIFGGIVRCDRVAGGVIEAAKNIGLTVPVIVRLEGTNATEAQKMLDESGLNLISAKGLRDAAEKVQKALATA; this is encoded by the coding sequence ATGAATATTCATGAGTATCAGGGCAAAGGCATCCTGAAGCAGTTCGGTGTGGCCGTTCCGAAGGGCATAGTAGCATTTTCGGCTGAAGAAGCAAAACAGGCGGCGATCCAGCTCTTCGAGGAGCAGTCGAGCCCCGTGGTGGTCGTCAAGGCGCAGATTCATGCCGGCGGCCGCGGCAAGGCGGGCGGCGTCAAGCTGGCCAAATCGCCCGAAGAGGTGTTCGAAATCGCCCAGAAAATGCTCGGCGCGACGCTGGTGACGCACCAGACCGGCCCCGAAGGTAAGGAGGTTCGCCGCCTTCTCATCGAAGAGGGGATGAATATCGACAAGGAGTTCTACCTCGGCATCACCCTCGACCGCGCCACATCGAGCAACGTGCTGATGGTTTCGACCGAAGGCGGCATGGAGATCGAGAAGGTGGCCGAAGAGACCCCGGAGAAACTGCTCAAGATTCACGTCGATCCAGTTTACGGACTGCAAGGCTTCCAGGCTCGCCAGGCCGCATTCTTCCTCGGCTTGCAGGGCGAACAGTTCCGCAACGCCGTGAAGTTCATCGAGGCGCTCTACAACGCCTACACCACCATCGACGCCTCGCTGGCAGAGATCAATCCGCTCGTCGTCACCAAAGAAGGGCGCGTGCTCGCACTCGACGCCAAGATCAACTTCGACGACAACGCGCTCTACCGCCACAAGGAGTACCTCGAACTGCGCGACATCAGCGAAGAGGATCCGCTCGAACACGAAGCCTCGAAGTCGAACCTCAACTACGTGCGCCTCGACGGCAACGTCGGCTGCATGGTTAACGGCGCGGGGCTGGCGATGGGCACCATGGACCTCATCCAGCTCTCCGGCGGCAGACCGGCCAACTTCCTCGACGTAGGCGGAGGAGCCAGCCCCAAGACGGTCGAAGAGGGCTTCAAGATCATCCTCGGCGACAAGAACGTCAAGGCGATTCTGGTCAACATTTTCGGCGGCATCGTCCGCTGCGACCGCGTGGCCGGAGGCGTCATCGAAGCCGCCAAGAACATCGGTCTCACGGTGCCGGTGATCGTGCGCCTCGAAGGCACCAACGCCACGGAAGCGCAGAAGATGCTCGACGAATCGGGCCTCAACCTCATCTCGGCCAAGGGACTGAGGGACGCCGCCGAAAAGGTCCAGAAGGCGCTCGCCACGGCATAA
- a CDS encoding acyltransferase family protein: MTYRPALDGLRAVAVVSVMLFHLDKELLPGGITGVDIFFVISGYLITSIVIMDFDQEKFSFARFYQRRISRIFPLFFLVSITILAATAILYHPYDFASVGTSVAAAAVSLANMLFVMLPDDFDELPFAHYWSLSIEEQYYLIFPLILFLADRYRASRKSLSIFLSIAALLSFIACIVLTEVDSGWAFFLLPTRAWELLAGCILAVLPFSSKGDDGSSVSNDKIDGLLASAGLVMIIASQFLIHDDVGFPGWVVAFPVLGAVLVIGRPRESRNGITERLLSHPVAVLIGKASYSLYLWHWPVYAIVDYALYTMHDSSLIVLKIALTVTLSFASYNWFEKPVRSLLNRPEKRRLSYLVFSAGTVVMLVAGYSARKAEVAFNDHKGASRLVLAGGSNGLRYGLVKDEIVGERSVNRHVPGVSDHDPLPDAKSFKE; encoded by the coding sequence ATGACATACAGGCCTGCTTTAGACGGATTAAGGGCGGTTGCGGTTGTATCCGTGATGTTATTTCATCTTGACAAAGAGCTTTTGCCCGGCGGGATAACTGGCGTCGATATTTTTTTCGTGATTTCAGGTTATCTGATCACATCGATCGTGATCATGGATTTTGACCAGGAAAAGTTCAGTTTCGCCCGATTCTATCAACGCAGGATTTCCCGGATTTTTCCTCTTTTTTTCCTGGTATCGATCACCATTCTGGCGGCAACTGCCATACTATATCATCCTTACGATTTTGCTTCGGTCGGCACTTCGGTAGCTGCTGCGGCGGTTTCCCTGGCCAATATGCTGTTTGTTATGTTACCGGATGACTTCGATGAACTGCCGTTTGCCCACTACTGGTCGCTTTCCATCGAGGAGCAGTATTACCTGATATTTCCGCTGATCCTGTTTCTGGCCGACCGGTACAGGGCTTCCCGCAAATCGCTCTCGATTTTTCTTTCGATAGCAGCTCTACTCAGTTTTATAGCCTGTATCGTGTTGACAGAGGTTGATTCAGGATGGGCCTTTTTCCTGCTGCCAACGCGCGCCTGGGAACTTCTGGCCGGGTGTATTCTGGCCGTTCTGCCATTTTCTTCGAAGGGTGATGACGGGTCATCGGTTTCGAATGACAAAATCGACGGCTTGCTCGCCAGTGCTGGTCTTGTCATGATCATCGCGTCTCAATTCCTGATTCATGACGATGTGGGTTTTCCTGGCTGGGTCGTAGCATTTCCGGTGCTTGGCGCCGTTCTGGTAATCGGCCGTCCGCGGGAGTCCAGAAATGGCATAACGGAACGTCTGCTGTCTCATCCGGTTGCGGTTCTGATTGGCAAGGCCTCCTATTCTCTCTATCTCTGGCACTGGCCGGTGTATGCCATCGTCGATTATGCACTGTACACAATGCATGACTCATCGCTCATCGTCCTGAAAATCGCGTTGACCGTCACCTTGTCTTTTGCGTCGTACAACTGGTTTGAAAAACCGGTACGATCATTGTTGAACCGGCCGGAAAAGCGGCGTCTGAGTTATCTTGTGTTTTCGGCCGGGACCGTTGTGATGCTGGTGGCGGGTTATTCGGCGAGAAAAGCGGAGGTCGCTTTCAATGATCACAAAGGGGCATCCAGACTCGTGCTTGCTGGCGGCAGCAATGGATTGAGGTACGGACTCGTCAAGGACGAGATCGTAGGGGAGCGTTCTGTCAACAGGCATGTGCCCGGTGTTTCCGATCATGATCCGCTGCCGGATGCAAAGTCTTTCAAGGAGTGA
- a CDS encoding ABC transporter permease codes for MIEVVDISRTYTIGESQVRALNGVSLTIGPGEFVAIMGASGSGKSTLMHILGLLDVPDSGTYRLMGKEVSKLNGDELATLRNNVAGFVFQQFHLLGRMSTIDNVMLPCIYSDERGDFRADALKRLDMVGLGHRAGHRPNQMSGGEQQRVAIARALIRDPMIIFADEPTGNLDTKNSHEIMRILTELHWQGKTVIMVTHEPDIADYAGRVITMKDGQIIEDRKKEGMEFRAEASPAVMKIEHQPLFKPSRMLGFVSQAFRSITSNKIRTLLSVLGILVGVASVIAMMALGAGAKASMEERLKSMGSNLLSIRGGSARIRGAAQGSGTFTRFTAQDAEAIAGLKPLVSRVSGEVSGSAQLVFEDKNWNSSVDGVDYEYGQMRSAVPTTGRWFTRQELQSRRKVAIVGTTVVSELFGNGDPVGKIIKINRINFTIIGVAPPKGFAGRRDQDDVVLIPVTTAMHRVLGKDYFDNIYVEVSSAGNIEPAKQAIDALVRKRHKIQPDDEDSFNIRDMTEFQQMLSATTQTMSMLLGSIAAISLVVGGIGIMNIMLVSVTERTREIGLRKAIGARKGDIMLQFLIESVGMTLSGGIIGIGVGIGVSELLSTFAGWAVETSMFSVVLATGFSVLIGLFFGLWPARKAAALKPVEALRYE; via the coding sequence ATGATTGAAGTCGTTGACATCAGCCGAACCTACACCATCGGTGAGAGTCAGGTTCGCGCGCTCAACGGCGTGAGCCTCACCATTGGGCCGGGCGAGTTCGTGGCCATCATGGGGGCCTCCGGGTCGGGCAAGTCTACGCTGATGCACATTCTCGGCCTGCTCGACGTGCCCGACAGCGGAACGTACCGGCTCATGGGCAAGGAGGTCAGCAAGCTGAACGGCGACGAGCTGGCCACGCTTCGTAACAACGTCGCCGGTTTCGTGTTCCAGCAGTTCCATCTGCTCGGGCGCATGAGTACGATCGACAACGTCATGCTGCCCTGCATCTACAGCGACGAGCGCGGCGATTTTCGCGCTGATGCCCTCAAACGGCTCGACATGGTCGGCCTCGGCCACCGCGCCGGTCATCGCCCGAACCAGATGTCGGGCGGCGAGCAGCAGCGGGTGGCTATCGCAAGGGCGCTGATTCGCGACCCGATGATCATTTTCGCCGACGAGCCGACCGGCAATCTCGACACGAAGAATTCGCACGAGATCATGCGGATTCTGACTGAACTCCACTGGCAGGGCAAGACCGTCATCATGGTGACGCACGAGCCGGACATCGCCGACTATGCCGGACGGGTGATTACCATGAAGGATGGCCAGATCATCGAAGACCGGAAGAAGGAGGGAATGGAGTTCCGGGCCGAGGCATCGCCAGCAGTCATGAAAATCGAGCACCAGCCGCTTTTCAAGCCGTCGCGGATGCTTGGCTTCGTTTCACAGGCGTTCCGGTCGATCACCTCCAACAAGATCAGGACGCTGCTTTCGGTCCTTGGCATTCTGGTCGGTGTCGCCTCGGTGATCGCCATGATGGCGCTTGGCGCGGGAGCGAAGGCTTCGATGGAGGAGCGGCTCAAATCGATGGGTTCGAACCTGCTCTCCATCCGGGGCGGTTCGGCCAGAATTCGCGGGGCCGCGCAGGGCTCCGGTACCTTCACCCGCTTCACCGCGCAGGATGCCGAGGCCATTGCCGGACTCAAGCCGTTGGTCAGCCGGGTTTCCGGCGAGGTGAGCGGATCGGCGCAACTGGTCTTTGAGGACAAAAACTGGAACAGCTCGGTCGATGGGGTCGACTATGAATACGGCCAGATGCGTTCCGCGGTGCCCACGACCGGGCGCTGGTTCACCCGCCAGGAGCTCCAGTCGCGCCGCAAGGTGGCCATTGTCGGCACGACGGTGGTTTCCGAGCTGTTCGGCAACGGGGATCCTGTTGGCAAAATCATCAAAATCAACCGTATCAACTTCACCATTATCGGTGTCGCTCCTCCAAAAGGCTTTGCTGGCCGACGCGATCAGGACGATGTGGTGCTCATTCCGGTGACGACCGCCATGCACCGGGTGTTGGGCAAGGACTATTTCGACAACATCTACGTCGAGGTGTCGAGCGCCGGGAACATCGAACCGGCCAAGCAGGCTATCGACGCGCTCGTCCGCAAGCGCCACAAAATTCAGCCGGATGACGAGGATTCATTCAACATCCGTGACATGACGGAGTTTCAGCAGATGCTCAGCGCCACGACCCAGACCATGAGCATGCTGCTCGGCTCGATAGCGGCAATCTCGCTGGTGGTGGGCGGCATCGGCATCATGAACATCATGCTGGTCTCCGTGACCGAACGCACCAGGGAGATCGGCCTGCGCAAGGCCATCGGCGCGCGGAAGGGGGACATCATGCTTCAGTTCCTGATCGAATCGGTGGGCATGACGCTCAGTGGCGGCATAATCGGTATCGGCGTTGGCATCGGCGTGTCTGAGCTGCTTTCGACCTTTGCCGGGTGGGCGGTCGAAACTTCGATGTTTTCGGTGGTGCTCGCAACGGGCTTTTCAGTACTGATCGGTCTCTTTTTCGGCCTGTGGCCCGCCCGTAAAGCCGCCGCGCTCAAGCCGGTCGAGGCGCTGCGCTACGAGTGA
- a CDS encoding efflux RND transporter periplasmic adaptor subunit, whose amino-acid sequence MKAGKPQLIWGTLAAVVVVTAGFFIFRAFFDSKPKVSYREYRPEIGAIRQMVSTTATIKPQNRLEIKSPVGGRIDRILVNEGEVVKKGQVLALISSTERAALLDAATQKGQSEIDYWNKVYNQTALISPIDGQVIVSSLNPGQTITTSDAVLVLSDRLIVQADVDETDIGSVKVGQKARISLDAYPEISVEGVVDHIYYESTLVNNVNIYHVDILPLTVPEVFRSGMSANIDIVVNEKENVLTLPLAAVRSQNGRSFVLMRAAAPDSVRKVPVQLGLQDDSNVEIESGLSASDVVVVREKAFVLPKNNEGSNPFLPSPQRDKQKTKE is encoded by the coding sequence TTGAAAGCAGGTAAACCGCAACTGATCTGGGGAACGCTCGCCGCCGTTGTCGTCGTTACCGCCGGATTTTTCATTTTCCGGGCATTTTTCGACAGCAAGCCGAAGGTTTCGTACCGCGAGTACCGTCCCGAAATCGGCGCGATCCGCCAGATGGTTTCGACCACGGCGACCATCAAGCCGCAGAACCGGCTCGAAATCAAGTCGCCCGTGGGTGGCAGGATCGACAGGATTCTCGTCAATGAGGGTGAGGTTGTCAAAAAGGGGCAGGTGCTCGCTCTCATCAGCTCGACGGAGCGGGCGGCGCTGCTTGACGCGGCCACGCAGAAGGGGCAGAGCGAGATCGATTACTGGAACAAGGTGTACAATCAGACTGCGCTGATTTCGCCCATCGACGGGCAGGTGATCGTCAGCAGCCTCAATCCCGGCCAGACCATCACCACCAGCGACGCCGTTCTGGTGCTCTCCGACCGGCTCATCGTGCAGGCTGACGTGGACGAGACCGACATCGGCAGCGTGAAAGTCGGCCAGAAAGCCCGGATCAGCCTCGACGCCTATCCTGAAATCAGTGTCGAGGGGGTGGTGGATCATATCTATTACGAGTCCACGCTGGTCAACAACGTGAATATCTACCATGTGGACATTCTTCCCCTGACGGTGCCGGAGGTGTTCCGCTCCGGCATGAGCGCCAATATCGACATCGTCGTGAACGAAAAGGAGAACGTGCTCACGCTGCCGCTTGCCGCCGTGAGGAGTCAGAATGGCCGTTCGTTTGTGCTGATGCGGGCGGCGGCGCCCGACTCCGTCCGGAAAGTGCCGGTGCAGCTCGGCTTGCAGGATGACAGCAACGTCGAGATCGAGAGCGGTCTCTCGGCATCGGATGTCGTGGTGGTCAGAGAGAAGGCGTTTGTCCTGCCGAAAAATAACGAAGGCAGCAATCCGTTCCTGCCATCTCCCCAGCGCGACAAGCAGAAGACGAAAGAATGA
- a CDS encoding TolC family protein yields MRPLRPALLAVVLQLFALMPTAFAAPVETLDWAQCLAEAAGRHPDLRSAAESVRQFEAQRRIVKGGMLPSVSASAGGERSGSSAASATGAWSYGVTASQLLFDGAKTSSEVKSATETVKASRYSEESVSVDTRYALRTAFVQLLTAQKQVSLAQEIMTKRKQNLRLIALLYKSGTEHIGSLSKAQADLAEAEFEVAQARRGLELAQVMLGTQLGRASSGPLRVTGRFTASQQTRQSPDFDRIAKESPTYLNLTAQKDAAGYSLQAARSAFMPSVYLSTGFGNSAFRQLPPDRTDWQAGIDVSVPIYAGGSGKAGVAKARALVNQLGADEESLYLSLKRSLAQAWKSFVDASENVDVQKKFLAAASERARIADAQYSAGLVSFNEWTIIEDNLVTAKKSYLNAQSNLLTAEAAWVQAKGGTLESR; encoded by the coding sequence ATGAGACCATTAAGGCCAGCTCTTCTTGCAGTCGTTTTGCAGCTCTTCGCCCTCATGCCGACGGCTTTCGCCGCGCCGGTCGAAACGCTCGACTGGGCGCAGTGCCTCGCCGAAGCGGCTGGCCGCCATCCCGATCTCCGCTCGGCGGCGGAAAGTGTTCGCCAGTTCGAGGCGCAACGCAGGATCGTCAAGGGCGGTATGTTGCCCTCCGTCAGCGCGTCGGCGGGCGGCGAGCGTTCGGGATCGAGCGCTGCTTCGGCGACCGGGGCGTGGTCGTACGGCGTCACCGCGAGCCAGTTGCTCTTCGACGGCGCGAAAACCTCCAGCGAGGTCAAATCCGCCACCGAAACGGTGAAGGCGTCGCGCTACAGCGAAGAGTCGGTGTCGGTCGATACCCGCTATGCCTTGCGCACGGCGTTCGTGCAGCTCCTGACCGCGCAGAAGCAGGTGTCGCTCGCCCAGGAGATCATGACCAAAAGAAAGCAGAATCTGCGGCTGATTGCGCTGCTCTACAAATCGGGCACGGAGCATATTGGCTCGCTCAGCAAGGCGCAGGCCGATCTTGCCGAGGCGGAGTTCGAGGTGGCGCAGGCCAGGCGCGGCCTCGAACTGGCGCAGGTGATGCTCGGCACGCAGCTTGGCCGCGCGTCGTCCGGCCCGCTCCGCGTCACCGGCCGGTTCACGGCGAGCCAGCAGACCCGACAGTCGCCAGATTTCGACCGGATCGCGAAAGAGAGTCCCACATACCTCAATCTCACTGCGCAGAAAGATGCTGCCGGATACAGCTTGCAGGCGGCCCGGAGCGCCTTCATGCCGTCGGTTTACCTGAGCACCGGTTTTGGCAACAGCGCGTTCCGGCAGCTTCCGCCCGACCGCACCGACTGGCAGGCGGGCATCGACGTGTCGGTGCCGATCTACGCGGGTGGCTCCGGCAAGGCGGGCGTTGCAAAGGCGCGGGCGTTGGTGAACCAGCTCGGCGCCGACGAGGAGAGCCTCTATCTGTCGCTCAAGCGAAGCCTTGCGCAGGCGTGGAAGAGCTTCGTCGATGCCTCGGAAAATGTCGATGTCCAGAAAAAATTTCTCGCCGCCGCCTCCGAGCGGGCGCGGATCGCCGACGCGCAATACTCCGCGGGGCTGGTCTCCTTCAACGAGTGGACGATCATCGAAGACAATCTCGTCACCGCGAAAAAATCATATCTCAACGCCCAGTCCAATCTGCTGACTGCCGAGGCGGCCTGGGTTCAGGCAAAAGGAGGGACTCTTGAAAGCAGGTAA